Genomic segment of Arachnia propionica:
AACTGACCGAGGGCATGCGCTTCGACAAGGGCTACATCTCCCCGTACTTCGTCACCGACGCGGAGCGGATGGAGGCCACCCTCGACGATCCATACGTCCTGATCGTCAACTCCAAGATCTCCTCCCTGAAGGACCTCCTTCCCGTGCTGGAGAAGGTCATGCAGTCCGGGAAGTCGCTGCTGGTGGTGGCCGAGGACGTCGAGGGCGAGGCCCTGGCCGGCCTGATCGTCAACAAGCTGCGCGGCACCTTCAAGTCCATCGCCGTCAAGGCCCCGGGCTTCGGCGACCGCCGCAAGGCCATGCTGGGCGACATCGCCATCCTGACTGGCGGCCAGGTGATCGCCGAGGAGGTCGGCCTGTCGCTCGAGACCGTCACCCTCGACCTGCTGGGCAGGGCCCGCCAGGTCATCGTCACCAAGGACGAGTGCACCATCGTCGACGGCAATGGCGCGCAGGCTCAGATCGAGGGCCGCGTCGCCCAGATCCGCCGCGAGATCGAGAACTCCGACTCCGACTACGACCGCGAGAAGCTGCAGGAGCGCCTCGCGAAGCTGGCCGGCGGCGTGGCCGTCATCAAGGTCGGCGCCGCCACCGAGGTGGAGTTGAAGGAGCGCAAGCACCGCATCGAGGACGCCGTCCGTAACGCCAAGGCCGCGGTTGAGGAGGGCATCGTGCCCGGCGGCGGTGTCGCACTGCTGCAGGCCTCCAAGGCCGCCAAGGTGGAGGGCCTGGACGACGACGAGATGGTCGGCGCGAACATCGTGTTCGCCGCCGCGCAGGCCCCGCTGCGTCAGATCGCCATGAACGCCGGCCTCGAGGGCGGTGTCATCGCGGAGAAGGTCGCCGGTCTGCCGAAGGGCCACGGCCTCGACGCCGCGACCGGCGAGTACGTCGACATGGTGGCCGCCGGGATCATCGATCCGGCCAAGGTCACTCGCTCGGCGCTGCAGAACGCCGCATCCATCGCGGCCCTGTTCCTGACCACCGAGGCCGTCATCGCGGACAAGCCCGAGAAGGCTCCCGCTGCTGCCGGTGCCCCGGGCATGGACGAGATGGGTGGCATGGGCGGTTTCTGATCGCCTGCTCGAAACCCACGAGGGTGGGGTCTCCTTCGGGAGGCCCCACCCTTTGTCGTGTCCCGGTGTTCCCGCCCACATCCTCGATGTGTTTTCCCGGCGGAATGGTTTGCCGGAATGACGAATCCTGGTTTGCGTCGCGTAATCGGTCGTGTCCCTGCTCTGCCGCAAGGTGAGGATCAAGAGGATGCTGTTTCGGTAGCAGAGGAAGCGATG
This window contains:
- the groL gene encoding chaperonin GroEL (60 kDa chaperone family; promotes refolding of misfolded polypeptides especially under stressful conditions; forms two stacked rings of heptamers to form a barrel-shaped 14mer; ends can be capped by GroES; misfolded proteins enter the barrel where they are refolded when GroES binds), producing the protein MAKLIEFNEEARRGLERGMNTLADAVKVTLGPKGRNVVLEKKWGAPTITNDGVSIAKEIELDDPYEKIGAELVKEVAKKTDDVAGDGTTTATVVAQAMVREGLRNVTAGANPMALKKGIEAAVAAIAEELSGLAIDVETKEQIAATASISAADPSVGEIIAEAMDKVGKEGVITVEESNTFGLELELTEGMRFDKGYISPYFVTDAERMEATLDDPYVLIVNSKISSLKDLLPVLEKVMQSGKSLLVVAEDVEGEALAGLIVNKLRGTFKSIAVKAPGFGDRRKAMLGDIAILTGGQVIAEEVGLSLETVTLDLLGRARQVIVTKDECTIVDGNGAQAQIEGRVAQIRREIENSDSDYDREKLQERLAKLAGGVAVIKVGAATEVELKERKHRIEDAVRNAKAAVEEGIVPGGGVALLQASKAAKVEGLDDDEMVGANIVFAAAQAPLRQIAMNAGLEGGVIAEKVAGLPKGHGLDAATGEYVDMVAAGIIDPAKVTRSALQNAASIAALFLTTEAVIADKPEKAPAAAGAPGMDEMGGMGGF